The following proteins come from a genomic window of Galactobacillus timonensis:
- a CDS encoding IS1182 family transposase: MIDMPQLDLGSYNGLYDILIPRDNFWRQMNETIDFSFVAKEVQKNYSDCMGRTAADPVLLFKYLLLKTARKLSDRDLIERVRYDMEMKYFLGYRPEETEFIDPSLLTKFRRTRLKDTDLLDVLIGKTVEIGKKKGVIHDHEKIIVDSTHTNALYQHISPREELIRRAKELRKSVYAADETMKGRMPKKRESSGLLEDEIEYCKELLDLIASDERLQKIPDIQERLNYLKEGVEDTSEQFEFSRDPDAKVGHKTADTSFFGYKTHIAMTTDRVIVSAAVTTGEKHDGKQAADLIEKAEDAGVTVDALIGDGAYSEKDNIEYTSEKGIKLASKLSENVLHGSREKEFEFNKDAGMYVCPAGHMAVRKSKGGQEKAANGSDTKVVTYFFDVEKCRNCPLRNGCYKEGAKSKTYSVKIKSDTHIAQMDYMKSDEFRELYAERYKIEAKNAELKQTLDYGNAHACGMNGMTIQAAVSIFLVNLKRIKTLETSVKGAPDKE, translated from the coding sequence ATGATTGATATGCCCCAGTTGGATCTTGGCTCTTATAACGGGCTCTACGATATTCTGATCCCTAGAGATAACTTCTGGCGTCAGATGAACGAAACGATTGACTTCTCTTTTGTTGCAAAAGAAGTTCAGAAGAACTACAGCGACTGTATGGGCAGAACTGCAGCTGATCCGGTACTGCTGTTCAAATATCTGCTTCTTAAGACCGCACGCAAGCTCAGTGATCGTGATCTGATTGAAAGAGTCCGGTATGATATGGAAATGAAATACTTTCTGGGCTATAGGCCTGAGGAAACTGAATTCATTGATCCGAGCCTGCTTACCAAATTCCGCAGAACCAGACTCAAGGATACCGACCTGCTGGATGTGCTGATTGGCAAGACTGTTGAAATCGGGAAGAAGAAAGGAGTCATTCATGATCATGAAAAGATCATCGTCGATTCCACTCATACCAATGCACTCTACCAGCATATTTCTCCGCGTGAGGAACTGATCAGGCGGGCAAAGGAACTGAGAAAGTCTGTATATGCAGCGGATGAAACCATGAAGGGCAGAATGCCGAAGAAGCGGGAAAGCAGCGGTCTTCTGGAGGATGAAATCGAATACTGCAAGGAATTGCTGGATCTGATCGCTTCAGATGAACGGCTTCAGAAGATACCGGATATCCAGGAACGTCTCAATTACCTGAAAGAAGGAGTGGAAGACACGAGTGAACAGTTTGAATTCTCCAGAGATCCGGATGCGAAAGTGGGGCACAAAACTGCAGACACTTCCTTCTTCGGGTATAAGACGCATATTGCCATGACCACGGACAGAGTCATTGTGAGTGCGGCAGTGACAACCGGAGAGAAACATGACGGCAAGCAGGCTGCAGATCTGATTGAGAAAGCAGAAGACGCAGGAGTAACCGTGGACGCTCTGATTGGTGATGGTGCATATTCCGAGAAAGACAATATTGAATACACCTCAGAAAAAGGAATCAAGCTGGCATCAAAGCTGAGTGAGAATGTTCTACATGGAAGCCGGGAGAAAGAGTTTGAGTTCAACAAGGATGCCGGGATGTATGTATGCCCGGCAGGACATATGGCAGTCAGAAAAAGCAAAGGCGGTCAGGAGAAAGCAGCGAATGGTTCTGATACAAAAGTAGTTACCTATTTCTTCGATGTAGAGAAATGCAGAAACTGTCCTTTGCGAAACGGCTGTTACAAGGAAGGCGCGAAGTCAAAAACCTACTCGGTAAAGATCAAATCAGATACGCATATTGCTCAGATGGATTACATGAAGTCAGATGAATTCAGAGAACTATATGCTGAGCGATACAAGATCGAGGCTAAAAATGCGGAACTGAAGCAGACCCTCGATTATGGAAATGCCCATGCGTGCGGAATGAACGGAATGACGATACAGGCAGCAGTATCGATTTTTCTTGTGAACCTGAAGAGGATAAAAACACTGGAAACAAGCGTTAAGGGGGCACCAGATAAGGAATAA
- a CDS encoding IS110 family transposase produces MALKIVRFICCGMDVHKNIIVATVGITDKQTMVTEYFQETFSTLNSDLYRLCDWLSYHHCVDVCMESTGKYWIPIHNILEERHFTICLAHPKYTKAIKGKKTDKKDSKWICDLYKHDLIRGSFIPPKEIRELREISRYYHKLTGMNSSESNRYQNCLTVSNIGIGSIFSNINGKSARKVMDAVLAADDPEILTDGDLMKLVHKSCRKKDQLLAAIHGCRINSDSRFKMVEIQKHKEELDQHISACVLELVKRAAPFFSQFLHITEMAGISFLSAILIVSEIGVDMTIWKNARQLCSWAGLVPCNNESAGKKKSTRITKAGQYLKPLLVQCALAAIKNPKSYFGIKYNRIKKRRGHKKAIIAIARMMLICIYNMILTGESFKPSDYDELMNPKPKKPKELTIESAIDFLVKSGVKPETVISAFSQTPPSRSPQSVVS; encoded by the coding sequence ATGGCTTTGAAGATTGTTCGCTTTATCTGCTGCGGTATGGATGTACACAAGAATATCATTGTCGCTACAGTTGGAATCACTGACAAGCAGACAATGGTAACCGAGTACTTCCAGGAAACCTTCAGCACCCTGAACTCCGATCTGTATCGCCTCTGTGACTGGCTTTCTTATCATCATTGCGTAGATGTCTGTATGGAATCCACCGGTAAATATTGGATACCAATTCACAACATCCTTGAAGAGCGCCACTTTACAATTTGCCTTGCTCATCCGAAGTACACCAAGGCAATTAAAGGTAAGAAGACTGACAAAAAGGATTCCAAATGGATTTGTGACCTTTACAAGCATGACCTTATCAGAGGTTCTTTTATTCCGCCAAAAGAGATTCGTGAACTGCGTGAAATCAGCAGATACTATCACAAGCTTACCGGAATGAACTCCTCAGAATCCAACCGTTATCAGAACTGTCTTACTGTTTCAAACATAGGTATTGGATCAATCTTTTCGAATATTAATGGGAAATCCGCCAGAAAAGTTATGGATGCCGTTCTGGCGGCAGATGATCCCGAAATACTTACGGATGGAGACCTAATGAAGCTGGTCCACAAGAGTTGCAGGAAGAAAGACCAGCTTCTCGCTGCCATCCATGGCTGCAGGATTAACTCTGATTCAAGATTCAAGATGGTTGAGATCCAAAAACACAAAGAGGAACTGGACCAACACATCAGTGCCTGTGTCTTGGAGTTAGTCAAACGAGCAGCACCTTTCTTCAGCCAGTTCCTGCATATCACAGAGATGGCTGGAATCAGTTTCCTCTCTGCTATCCTTATCGTATCAGAAATCGGTGTGGACATGACAATCTGGAAAAATGCCCGTCAGCTCTGTTCATGGGCAGGTCTGGTTCCCTGCAATAATGAATCTGCAGGAAAGAAGAAGTCAACGCGTATCACCAAGGCAGGTCAGTACCTTAAGCCTTTACTTGTACAATGTGCACTCGCTGCCATCAAAAATCCAAAGAGCTATTTCGGAATCAAGTACAACAGAATCAAGAAGCGTAGAGGACACAAAAAAGCAATCATTGCCATTGCCCGCATGATGTTAATCTGCATCTACAATATGATTCTTACCGGAGAATCATTTAAGCCTTCCGACTACGATGAGTTGATGAACCCCAAGCCCAAGAAGCCAAAAGAATTAACAATAGAATCCGCAATAGATTTCCTAGTGAAATCTGGTGTGAAACCTGAAACAGTGATCAGTGCCTTTAGTCAAACACCTCCATCGCGATCTCCACAATCTGTGGTTAGCTAA
- a CDS encoding helix-turn-helix domain-containing protein: MANLLPEKLTELRKHYGYAQADIAEKLQVDLGVYLNWENGNAIAPIGQLKQLAELYHIPLQTLVDNTRSLGLPKADTMGDSIEIPFMNKVGGVPYNTTGDVGDQGFENTILPIDGFVEDGVEAATQDENDASGATKNVEAPENLGDTKVMDSASFAQTKMSEIVDGADEEEAPEDDEEEQPKPKKVEKAKPSSNKKKKLHLKKPVIIGIAAAAVAVVALIVILVSGGRSKTAVDLSSDNRLALGNGFAMYVRGKGDVVMSGDSAPSIDTSDAVQVSAYSNFALVLNSDGTVLSSANGDAGKVTKWKDIVMVAAGEGHSVGLKSDGTVVCTGSTTACAVDDWTDIQKVYAGNEVTVGLKSDGSLEVVGSVSGSTQWWKQTGIASVALSDRQVALVNNSGNVTCYALGSSGSSNTATWTGMDAVAVGDTFAAGLDSGKVSIASSDEDFAKAADTWSNIRYIAANGSTLIAVDASGTIYGAGDNSYHVYGEAGASASPSASATASTQLASVTNVKFSTTAANLSITWDSVANADYYELSVNTSPVTTVRTQKASASVSSDKLTDGTSYTVTITAYSNKDTYEASKATEVTYTYAANTIKLSTPGNIKGSLDSSGTKLTLTWNAVANAGSYEVKVSGINYDSTVTANSVTVDLSNASNGSYTVTVAALPAAGQTRYSRSDDASGTISYTAPTPTPTATPTPTPTPTLAATSIRTSIDGSTGALTISWGSVTNAAGYTVTLTKSSGTTISKNVTDTSATFTSSDDGLTDDTYTITVTASATGYTSSVSTMTNYSYVNPAKTSTDQNTTDNTGTNG; encoded by the coding sequence ATGGCCAATCTGTTGCCGGAAAAGTTAACGGAACTGCGTAAGCACTATGGCTATGCGCAGGCTGATATTGCTGAGAAGCTTCAGGTGGACCTCGGCGTCTATCTGAACTGGGAAAATGGAAATGCGATCGCTCCCATCGGGCAGCTGAAGCAGCTGGCGGAGCTGTATCATATTCCGCTGCAGACGCTGGTGGACAATACGCGTTCGCTGGGGCTTCCCAAGGCGGATACGATGGGTGACAGTATTGAGATTCCCTTTATGAACAAGGTCGGCGGCGTTCCCTACAATACGACGGGCGATGTTGGTGATCAGGGTTTTGAGAATACGATTCTTCCGATCGATGGCTTTGTGGAAGACGGCGTTGAGGCTGCAACGCAGGATGAGAATGATGCCTCGGGTGCGACAAAGAATGTCGAGGCGCCGGAGAATCTCGGTGATACGAAGGTGATGGACAGCGCTTCGTTTGCCCAGACGAAGATGAGTGAGATCGTCGACGGTGCGGACGAAGAGGAGGCACCGGAAGACGATGAAGAAGAACAGCCGAAGCCGAAGAAGGTGGAAAAGGCGAAGCCGTCCTCAAACAAAAAGAAGAAGCTTCATCTGAAGAAGCCGGTGATTATTGGCATTGCGGCAGCTGCGGTGGCAGTGGTCGCTCTGATTGTGATACTGGTCAGCGGCGGCAGATCGAAGACGGCGGTGGATCTGAGCAGTGATAACCGTCTGGCGCTGGGCAATGGCTTTGCGATGTATGTGCGCGGCAAGGGCGATGTTGTGATGAGCGGCGATTCGGCTCCGTCCATCGATACATCCGATGCGGTGCAGGTCAGTGCCTACAGCAACTTTGCGCTGGTGCTGAACAGTGATGGTACGGTGCTGAGCTCGGCGAACGGTGATGCGGGCAAAGTTACCAAGTGGAAGGACATTGTCATGGTTGCGGCAGGTGAGGGTCACAGTGTCGGTCTGAAGTCAGACGGCACCGTTGTGTGCACGGGCTCTACGACGGCATGCGCGGTGGATGATTGGACGGATATTCAGAAGGTCTATGCGGGAAATGAGGTTACGGTGGGCCTGAAGTCGGATGGTTCTCTGGAGGTGGTCGGTTCTGTGTCCGGTTCGACGCAATGGTGGAAACAGACCGGTATTGCGTCGGTGGCGCTGAGTGATCGTCAGGTGGCTCTGGTCAATAACAGCGGCAATGTGACGTGCTATGCGCTTGGCTCTTCGGGTTCTTCGAATACGGCAACCTGGACGGGCATGGATGCAGTTGCAGTCGGTGATACGTTTGCGGCGGGCCTTGACAGCGGCAAGGTATCGATCGCGTCTTCGGACGAGGATTTTGCGAAGGCGGCTGATACGTGGTCGAATATCCGGTACATTGCGGCCAATGGTTCGACGCTGATTGCGGTCGATGCGTCGGGTACCATCTACGGTGCGGGTGATAACAGCTATCACGTGTATGGTGAAGCGGGGGCGAGTGCTTCTCCTTCGGCTTCGGCGACTGCTTCGACGCAGCTGGCTTCGGTGACGAACGTGAAGTTCTCGACGACGGCAGCCAACCTGAGCATTACCTGGGATTCGGTGGCCAATGCGGACTACTATGAGCTGAGCGTGAATACGTCGCCGGTGACGACGGTTCGTACGCAGAAGGCCAGTGCGTCGGTTTCGTCGGATAAGCTGACGGACGGTACGTCCTATACGGTTACGATTACGGCGTATTCGAACAAGGATACGTATGAGGCTTCGAAGGCGACGGAAGTGACCTATACCTATGCGGCGAATACGATCAAGCTTTCGACGCCGGGTAATATCAAGGGGTCGCTTGACAGTTCCGGTACGAAGCTGACGCTGACATGGAATGCGGTGGCCAATGCGGGCAGTTATGAGGTGAAGGTCTCCGGTATCAACTATGATTCGACGGTTACGGCAAATTCGGTGACTGTAGATCTGTCCAATGCTTCAAACGGCAGCTATACGGTGACGGTTGCGGCGCTGCCGGCAGCCGGTCAGACGCGCTATTCGCGTTCCGATGATGCCAGCGGTACGATCAGCTACACCGCTCCGACGCCTACGCCTACAGCAACGCCTACACCAACCCCGACACCTACGCTGGCGGCTACGAGCATCAGAACGTCGATTGATGGTTCAACGGGTGCATTGACGATCAGCTGGGGTTCCGTAACGAATGCGGCGGGCTATACGGTGACGCTGACCAAGAGCTCCGGTACAACGATCTCAAAGAATGTGACGGATACTTCAGCTACCTTCACGAGTTCCGACGACGGTCTTACGGATGATACCTATACAATTACGGTTACGGCGAGTGCGACGGGTTATACAAGCTCAGTATCGACAATGACGAACTATTCCTATGTCAATCCGGCAAAGACTTCCACGGATCAGAATACGACAGACAATACCGGCACGAATGGATGA
- a CDS encoding Mini-ribonuclease 3: protein MSDLSQLNGRTLAYVGDAVWSLAVREYLVRSGVVNGKVLMDETVSYVSAVAQAKLYDVLHEESWFTDVEEAVFHRARNAHSGSVPHSTTVQTYRKATGFEAIVGMLELNGDGARITEILDRAVALHKEKK from the coding sequence ATGAGCGATCTGAGCCAGCTCAATGGCCGTACGCTGGCCTATGTCGGGGATGCGGTCTGGTCTTTGGCGGTACGTGAGTATCTGGTGCGTTCGGGCGTCGTTAACGGCAAGGTGCTGATGGATGAAACAGTATCCTATGTCAGTGCCGTTGCACAGGCAAAGCTGTACGATGTGCTCCATGAGGAAAGCTGGTTTACGGATGTGGAAGAGGCCGTGTTTCATCGGGCCCGCAATGCGCATTCGGGCAGTGTTCCGCACAGTACGACGGTGCAGACGTACCGGAAGGCGACGGGCTTCGAGGCGATTGTCGGGATGCTGGAACTGAATGGCGATGGAGCCAGAATCACAGAGATTCTGGACAGGGCGGTTGCGCTGCATAAGGAGAAGAAATGA
- a CDS encoding DUF4339 domain-containing protein, translated as MMENLDTAGQEKIWYYQKEDGAKYGPYTDEELKRLIVNGILSSDDLIWMVDFDSWIRIGDSIYSVYLPEDKDKDKEEKDQDATAAQLR; from the coding sequence ATGATGGAAAATCTTGACACTGCAGGACAGGAAAAAATCTGGTACTACCAGAAGGAAGACGGGGCGAAGTACGGGCCCTATACCGATGAGGAGTTGAAGCGTCTGATCGTCAACGGTATTTTGAGCAGTGATGATCTGATCTGGATGGTGGATTTTGACAGCTGGATCAGGATCGGTGACAGTATCTATTCCGTTTATCTTCCGGAAGATAAAGACAAAGATAAGGAAGAAAAGGATCAGGACGCAACTGCTGCGCAATTGCGATAA
- the rlmB gene encoding 23S rRNA (guanosine(2251)-2'-O)-methyltransferase RlmB: MTQWVYGKQVLRQILSEDGHRPLRICLAVQDPEIETLARKANVPLEYVDRKRLTRMTGSEHHQGMAAEIQPYRTWPVDDLVAEKHGQYGFLVALDELEDPHNLGAVLRTADAVAADGVIFKKTHNAGLTPTVAKVSAGAIDTVKCAAVTNLTRTLQDLKKKGYWIVGADMDGQDYRSLSYDFDTVLVIGNEGKGISRLVREQCDYVVSLPMRGRISSLNASVSAGILMYGIDAARFPLK, from the coding sequence ATGACACAATGGGTTTATGGGAAGCAGGTGCTGCGTCAGATTCTGAGTGAGGACGGGCATCGGCCGCTGCGCATCTGTCTGGCGGTGCAGGATCCGGAGATTGAGACACTTGCGAGGAAGGCAAATGTTCCTCTGGAGTACGTGGATCGAAAGCGGCTGACGCGGATGACGGGCAGTGAGCACCATCAGGGGATGGCGGCTGAGATTCAGCCCTACAGGACATGGCCGGTGGATGACCTGGTCGCTGAGAAACACGGGCAGTATGGATTCCTGGTTGCGCTGGATGAGCTGGAGGATCCGCACAATCTGGGAGCGGTACTCAGGACGGCGGATGCGGTTGCGGCGGATGGCGTGATCTTCAAGAAGACGCATAACGCCGGTCTGACGCCGACCGTTGCGAAGGTATCGGCGGGGGCGATCGATACGGTGAAGTGTGCGGCTGTGACCAATCTGACCCGGACGCTGCAGGATCTGAAGAAGAAGGGTTACTGGATCGTTGGGGCGGACATGGACGGTCAGGATTATCGTTCGCTGTCCTATGACTTTGATACGGTGCTCGTCATCGGAAACGAAGGCAAAGGGATTTCGCGTCTGGTCCGTGAGCAATGTGACTATGTGGTGTCGCTGCCGATGCGGGGAAGGATTTCGTCCTTGAATGCGTCGGTGAGTGCGGGAATCCTGATGTACGGGATTGATGCGGCCCGCTTCCCTCTCAAGTGA
- a CDS encoding RNA polymerase sigma factor has translation MGNAYELLYMIRMRDEEALNILVEQSRPHLKMTLRQLLGIFRRFYSSFDDLLQEAMILQVQTVDLYSELRGSYAGYMHVVTRNSMLRFFRRETADIRNEKLTCSIDAWYVNEEESYYDYLPQTDRLSEPHFRVRFDDALRKAMDEISGLSTQERDVFFCMQDDLTYAQGAEKLGMEKKRYDYCVQKARRLIRKAVMKDLSYNPS, from the coding sequence ATGGGAAATGCGTATGAGCTGCTGTACATGATCCGGATGAGGGATGAGGAGGCGCTGAACATTCTGGTGGAGCAGTCGCGTCCGCACTTGAAGATGACGCTTCGGCAGCTGCTGGGAATTTTCCGCCGGTTTTATTCGAGCTTTGACGATCTTCTGCAGGAGGCGATGATTCTGCAGGTGCAGACGGTGGATCTGTATTCGGAGCTGCGGGGCAGCTATGCGGGCTATATGCATGTTGTGACGCGCAATTCGATGCTCAGATTCTTCCGCCGCGAGACGGCTGACATCCGCAATGAGAAGCTGACCTGTTCGATTGATGCATGGTATGTCAATGAGGAGGAGAGCTATTACGATTATCTGCCGCAGACAGACCGTCTTAGTGAGCCGCACTTTCGGGTTCGCTTTGATGATGCGCTGCGAAAGGCGATGGATGAAATTTCCGGTCTGAGCACACAGGAGCGCGATGTCTTTTTCTGCATGCAGGATGATCTGACCTATGCGCAGGGAGCAGAGAAGCTCGGCATGGAAAAGAAGAGGTACGACTATTGTGTGCAGAAGGCGCGGCGTCTGATTCGTAAGGCGGTGATGAAGGATCTCAGCTATAATCCCTCTTGA
- the cysS gene encoding cysteine--tRNA ligase: MIRIYNTKTLQIEEFKPIHEGHVDMYVCGPTVYNYAHIGNARPMVVFDVLKRLLEAEGYTVTYVSNFTDVDDKIINKAIEEGTTEAVIAQRYIDAYQKVRRSLNTELPDITPRVTETMDDIIAFIQELVNDGAAYVSTNGDVYFSVDADHKYGEISHQRLNELEAGARIDVNEGKRNPYDFALWKKTTKGIQWDSPWGKGRPGWHTECVVMINKNLGPLIDIHGGGMDLRFPHHENEAAQQECTHHNSLANYWIHNAMININGQKMSKSLGNTLWAQDVVDRLGTNLTRWLMSSVHYRKELNFSDETVETARKELDKVMNPMRSIDVKAALNGVTLGCAWDEAAYRSFLDQLDDDLNTPNAYTVIFEQAKKLNQMLRVREPDWNQAALTRNAIEKMLNILGIVVEKPEVSDEDRALYARWNEARANKDFAAADECRKALAEKGLLS, translated from the coding sequence ATGATTCGCATTTACAATACGAAGACGCTGCAGATCGAGGAGTTCAAGCCGATTCACGAGGGACATGTGGATATGTATGTCTGCGGCCCGACGGTTTACAACTATGCCCATATCGGCAATGCGCGGCCGATGGTCGTGTTCGATGTGCTGAAGCGGCTGCTGGAGGCGGAAGGCTATACCGTCACCTATGTTTCAAACTTCACGGATGTCGATGACAAGATCATCAATAAGGCGATCGAAGAAGGTACGACGGAGGCTGTCATTGCCCAGCGCTACATCGACGCCTATCAGAAGGTGCGCCGCAGTCTGAATACGGAGCTGCCCGATATTACGCCGCGGGTAACGGAGACGATGGACGACATCATTGCCTTCATTCAGGAACTGGTCAATGATGGGGCTGCCTATGTATCGACAAACGGCGACGTGTACTTCTCTGTCGATGCGGATCACAAGTACGGCGAGATTTCGCACCAGCGTCTCAATGAACTTGAGGCCGGTGCACGCATTGACGTCAACGAAGGCAAGCGCAATCCGTATGACTTTGCGCTGTGGAAGAAAACAACTAAGGGCATTCAGTGGGACAGCCCGTGGGGCAAGGGACGCCCGGGCTGGCACACCGAATGCGTGGTCATGATCAATAAGAATCTGGGACCGCTCATTGATATCCATGGCGGTGGTATGGATCTGCGCTTCCCGCACCATGAGAACGAGGCGGCGCAGCAGGAATGCACGCATCACAATTCGCTGGCCAACTACTGGATTCATAATGCGATGATCAACATCAACGGGCAGAAGATGTCGAAGTCCCTGGGCAATACGCTGTGGGCACAGGATGTGGTTGACAGGCTCGGTACCAATCTGACGCGGTGGCTGATGAGTTCGGTCCATTACCGCAAGGAGCTCAACTTCTCCGATGAGACGGTGGAGACGGCGCGCAAGGAGCTGGACAAGGTGATGAATCCGATGCGCTCCATCGATGTCAAGGCCGCATTGAACGGCGTAACACTGGGGTGTGCCTGGGATGAGGCGGCGTATCGTTCGTTCCTGGATCAGCTGGACGATGATCTCAATACGCCGAATGCCTATACGGTGATCTTCGAACAGGCGAAGAAGCTGAACCAGATGTTACGGGTGAGGGAGCCGGACTGGAATCAGGCCGCATTGACACGCAATGCGATTGAGAAAATGTTGAATATTCTGGGAATCGTTGTGGAAAAGCCGGAAGTCAGCGACGAGGACCGTGCACTGTATGCCCGCTGGAACGAGGCCCGTGCGAACAAGGATTTTGCGGCGGCGGACGAGTGCCGAAAGGCGCTGGCGGAAAAGGGTCTGCTTTCATGA
- a CDS encoding NAD(+)/NADH kinase: MEKTFACVVRPDDLSHSIEVKLKSRLNQEGYVLNENTPATIFVIGGDGTFLRAVHQYKKQRDTAVFYGIHTGTLGFYSDYTAADFDIWIDHFLNRRGTVEEFPLLVAETETRKFCAVNEVRIENAVRTQELDIDIDGSFFERFRGTGILVATQLGSTAYSRSLGGAVVQDGLNVMEMVEIAGIHHSRYRSLGAPLILKADSVITLRSPDLSGALLGADTRVLHLEQEHSVRIYYSDRGIKVLRGMNVSYLDRLHSLF; the protein is encoded by the coding sequence ATGGAAAAGACATTTGCCTGTGTTGTGCGGCCGGACGATCTGTCGCACTCAATTGAAGTAAAACTGAAAAGCCGCCTGAATCAGGAAGGCTACGTATTGAATGAAAACACGCCGGCAACGATCTTTGTCATCGGCGGCGACGGTACCTTTCTGCGCGCAGTCCATCAGTACAAGAAGCAGCGGGATACGGCGGTGTTCTACGGGATTCATACGGGGACGCTCGGATTCTATTCCGACTATACGGCGGCGGATTTTGACATCTGGATCGATCATTTTCTGAACCGGCGCGGTACGGTGGAGGAATTTCCGCTGCTGGTTGCCGAGACGGAGACGCGGAAATTCTGTGCCGTCAACGAGGTGCGCATTGAAAATGCAGTCCGTACGCAGGAACTGGATATTGATATTGACGGCAGTTTCTTTGAGCGCTTCCGCGGTACCGGAATTCTGGTGGCGACACAGCTTGGCTCGACGGCCTATTCCCGTTCCCTGGGCGGTGCCGTTGTTCAGGATGGTCTCAATGTGATGGAAATGGTGGAGATCGCGGGCATTCATCATAGCCGCTATCGTTCTCTGGGGGCACCGTTGATTCTGAAGGCGGATTCCGTAATTACGCTGCGTTCGCCGGATCTTTCCGGTGCATTGCTCGGGGCGGATACGCGTGTGCTGCATCTGGAACAGGAGCACAGCGTCAGGATCTATTACAGTGATCGGGGTATCAAGGTGCTGCGGGGCATGAACGTATCCTATCTGGATCGTCTTCACTCGCTGTTTTAA